CGCGGCAGCCGGCGCCGGCTGTTGTGGGTCTGGTTGCGGCTGCGGCGACAGTGCACCCGTCGAGGAGGCGGGTTGCGGAGCGGGCTGTGGCTGCGGAGAACCCACGCCGCCGGAGCCGGCCTCCGGGTGCGGCAGCGGCTGCGGCTGCGGGTAAGGCGCCTCGGGCGGCGCTGGCCGCCGGCTCAGTTGCGGCTGATGTCGATCGGGTGGGTGGCCAACAGCGCGGTGGGCCACGGCTGCCGACGCAGCGCTCGTCCCCACAGGTCGACTCGCGGCGGCACCATCACATCCGACGGCAGCGCCGAGAGCACGATCCAGTCATCGCGCTCGATCTCGCCCTCCAGCTGGCCGATGGTCCAACCCGCATAGCCGGCGAAGATCCGCACACCCTCCACATGCGGTGCGATGGTTTCGGGGTCCGCATCGAGATCGACCATCACCAGCCGACCGTCGATGTGCCGCAGACCGGGCACACCGTGGGGCTCGACGCCGACCCGCAACAGCCCGACGCACAGGGCGGCGTCGCGCTTCACCGGTCCGCCGATGAACATCGTTTTGGGTTTGGCGGCCAGCTCGGACCACTGCGGCAGCACGTTGTAGACGGCGGTCTCACTGGGGCGGTTGAGTACCACGCCCAAGGTTCCACCGTCGTTGTGCTCGACCACGTAGATCACGGTGCGGCGAAACGTGGGTTCGAGCAGATCAGTGTTGGCCAACAGCAGCGTGCCGGCCCGTACCCGATGCGCAGCGGGCGCGACATAGTCCTCGGGGTCTTCGGGTTGGGCCATTTTTCCATCATGACACCCGCCGCCGTCATCCGTGTTGAGCTGTGCCGAACATCGGCCGACCCGCAATATTTGTAGGCTGGTTTGGGGCCGGTGCCGCAGTGACAGCCGCCCGAGTCTGGAAGAGGTTCTGTGGTGGACAACCGCGCACCCGCGACACTGTGGCGGTCGGCGCGCGGCCTGCCAGGGTTCCGCAGACTGCTGGAACTGCGGGCCGCCAGCCAATTCGGCGACGGCCTGTTCCAAGCCGGGCTGGCCGGAGCGCTGCTGTTCAACCCGGACCGGGCCGCTTCCCCGTGGGCGATCGCGGGCGCTTTCGCCGTGCTGTTCCTGCCGTATTCGGTGCTGGGGCCGTTCGCCGGCGCGCTGCTGGACCGCTGGGATCGTCGCCAGGTGATGGTGGTGGCCAACCTCGCCCGGCTGGTGCTGGTGCTCGGGATCGCGGCTCTGCTCGCTGTCGGCTCCGGTGACCTGCCGGTGCTGTGCGCGGCACTGATCGCCAACGGGTTCACCCGGTTCATCGCCTCGGGGCTGTCGGCGGCGCTGCCGCACGTGGTGCCGCGCGAGCAGGTCGTGACGATGAACGCCGTGGCGATCGCCACCGGTGCGGTGGCCGCCTTTTTGGGCGCCAACTTCATGCTGCTGCCGCGCTGGCTGATCGGTTCCGACGACCGCGGTGCGGCGTCGATCATCGCGGCCGTAGCCATCCCAGTCGCGATCGCCCTGGTGCTCTCGCTGCGCTTCGAAGCCCACGTGCTCGGTCCGGACGACACCAAGCGGGCGATCCACGGCTCGGTGCTCTATGCGGTGACGACGGGCTGGATGCACGGCATCCGGACGGTGCGCGACCGGCCCACGGTGGCCGCCACCCTTTCCGGACTGGCCGCGCACCGGATGGCCTTCGGTATCAACACCCTGGTGGTGCTGGTGCTGGTCCGGCACGTCGGCGAGCACACGGTGTCCGGCTTGGGCACCACGGCGTTGTTCGTCGCCTCGGCCGGCGCCGGGTCATTTCTGGCCACGGTGCTGACCCCGCCGGCGGTGCACCGCTGGGGCCGCTACGCCACCACCAACGGTGCCCTGGCGGCGGCTGCGGTCATCCAACTGGCCGCCGTCGGGCTGTACCTACCGGTACTGGTGTTGTGCGGATTTCTGCTCGGAGTCGCCGGGCAGGTGGTCAAGCTCTGCGCCGACACCGCCATGCAGATTGACGTCGACGACGCCCTGCGCGGACATGTTTTTGCGGTACAGGATTCGCTGTTCTGGGTGTCGTTCATTGCCGCTGTGGCCGGCGCCGCGGCGCTGATTCCCCCCGACGGGCAGGCGCCGTCGCTGATCGTGGCCGGCACCCTGCTGTATCTGGTCGGTCTGGCCGGGCACGCGTTCATCGGGCGGCGCCGCGAACCGGTGGGCCTAAAGTACGAGCATGGCCGAAACTGAATCGATCGTCGCCGATCTGAGCGCCGAAAGCGACGAGCTCGACGACCTAGTCGCCCCACTTGCCGACAGTCAGTGGGGCACGCCCACGCCGGCGGCGGGCTGGTCGATCGCTCATCAGATCGGTCATCTGCTGTGGACCGATCGGGTGTCGCTGACCGCCATCACAGACGAGGCAGGTTTTGCTGCCGCACTCACCGACGCGATGAAGGATCCGGCCGGCTTCGTCGACGCCGCCGCCGCCGAACTGGCCCAGCTGCCGCCGGCCGAGCTGTTGGCCGACTGGCGCTCCACCCGCGCGAAGCTGCACCAGGAGCTGCTCGGCGTGGCTGACGGCCGCAAGCTGCCGTGGTTCGGCCCGCCGATGAGCGCGGCCTCGATGGCCACTGCTCGGCTGATGGAGACCTGGGCGCATGGCCTGGACGTGGCCGACGCCCTCGGGGTGCGCCGGCGCCCCACGGCCCGGTTGCGATCGATCGCCCATCTGGGGGTGCGGACCCGGGATTTCGCCTTCACGGTGCACAACCTGACCCCGCCGGCGGAACCGTTTCACGTGGAACTTCACGCTCCCGAGGGCGGAGTGTGGGCATGGGGCCCGGTGAACGCCGAACAGCGGGTGACCGGAACCGCCGAGGATTTCTGCTTTTTGGTGACGCAGCGGCGTGCGCTGGCCGACCTGGACATCACCGCCCACGGCGACGACGCGCAGCGCTGGTTGGAGATCGCCCAAGCCTTCGCGGGGCCTCCCGGCTCCGGTCGATGAGCGCTCGCGCGAAGAGAGCCGGAGCCGAATCAGCCGAGCTCCGGTCGATGAGCGCTTGCGCGAAGAGAGCCGGAGCCGAATCAGCACGGCTCCGGTCGATGAGCGCTCGCGCGAAGAGAGCCGGAGCCGAATCAGCCGAGCTCCGGTCGATGAGCGCGCCAGCGCGAAGCGAGACCCGGCCGCATGTCGCCGAGTTCAGGATTTCCGGATCGGCCGTTCGTCGATACCCCTAGATGTCCGGAAGTTCACAGCGCGGTGGCGCCATCGGCGGCGCCGTCACCATCGGCATCGATGAGCTTGACGTTCCAGCGTCCGTCGCCATCGGTGTCGACGTAGGCGGCCTCATAGCCTCCCGCGCCATTGCCGATCAGTACCCGATCAGCCCGACCGTCGCCGTCGGAGTCCACCAGCCGGTCGTTGACCCGTCCGTCGCCGTCGAAATCCACCAAGGGGCCGCCCGTGTGCTCGACGTTGTCGAGGCCCACCCAACGCAGCCCGCCCGATCGGTCTGCTGAGCCCGCCGTGGCGCCGTGCCCCCAGGTGCCAGAGCCGTCGTCGATGAAGGAGGCCTCGGGGGTGCCGTCGTCGTCGAGGTCCAGCAGGAGGTGGTCGGCCACCCCGTCCCCATCGAGATCCACCAGCGCGTCGTCGCGCAGTCCGTCCCCGTCGAAATCGAGGCTGATCGCGTCGGCGAACCCGTCCCCGTCAAGATCCAAGTCGGGGGTGCCGGTCCACATGGTGGCCGTGCCGTCCCCGTCGCCCAGGCAGTAGTCCATACCCTGCTCAGACGCGGCGCTGCAGCTATCGGTTCCCCTGCGTCTGCCACCACGACAGCAGCTCGGCCGTCGCCTCCTCGCGCGTCAACGGGCCGCGCTCCAGGCGCAACTCCTTGAGATAGCTCCATGCGCGGCCCACCTGCGGGCCCGCCGGGATATCGAGCAGCTCCATGATCTCGTTGCCGTCCAGGTCCGGCCGCACCCGCTGCAGGTCTTCCTGCTCGGCCAGCACTGCGATTCGCTCTTCGAGCTGGTCGTAGCTGGCCTGCAGGCGCGCCGCGCGCCGCTTGTTGCGAGTGGTGCAGTCCGCCCGGACCAGCTTGTGCAGCCGTGCCAGCAGCGGTCCGGCGTCGGTTACGTAGCGCCGCACCGCCGAGTCTGTCCACTTGCCGTCGCCATAGCCGTGGAACCGCAGGTGCAGGTAGACCAGCTGGGACACGTCGTCGACCATCTGCTTGGAGTAGCGCAGCGCGCGCATCCGTTTCCGGGCCATCTTCGCGCCGACCACCTCGTGGTGG
The window above is part of the Mycolicibacter sp. MU0102 genome. Proteins encoded here:
- a CDS encoding YqgE/AlgH family protein, whose translation is MAQPEDPEDYVAPAAHRVRAGTLLLANTDLLEPTFRRTVIYVVEHNDGGTLGVVLNRPSETAVYNVLPQWSELAAKPKTMFIGGPVKRDAALCVGLLRVGVEPHGVPGLRHIDGRLVMVDLDADPETIAPHVEGVRIFAGYAGWTIGQLEGEIERDDWIVLSALPSDVMVPPRVDLWGRALRRQPWPTALLATHPIDISRN
- a CDS encoding MFS transporter; translated protein: MDNRAPATLWRSARGLPGFRRLLELRAASQFGDGLFQAGLAGALLFNPDRAASPWAIAGAFAVLFLPYSVLGPFAGALLDRWDRRQVMVVANLARLVLVLGIAALLAVGSGDLPVLCAALIANGFTRFIASGLSAALPHVVPREQVVTMNAVAIATGAVAAFLGANFMLLPRWLIGSDDRGAASIIAAVAIPVAIALVLSLRFEAHVLGPDDTKRAIHGSVLYAVTTGWMHGIRTVRDRPTVAATLSGLAAHRMAFGINTLVVLVLVRHVGEHTVSGLGTTALFVASAGAGSFLATVLTPPAVHRWGRYATTNGALAAAAVIQLAAVGLYLPVLVLCGFLLGVAGQVVKLCADTAMQIDVDDALRGHVFAVQDSLFWVSFIAAVAGAAALIPPDGQAPSLIVAGTLLYLVGLAGHAFIGRRREPVGLKYEHGRN
- a CDS encoding TIGR03084 family metal-binding protein; translated protein: MAETESIVADLSAESDELDDLVAPLADSQWGTPTPAAGWSIAHQIGHLLWTDRVSLTAITDEAGFAAALTDAMKDPAGFVDAAAAELAQLPPAELLADWRSTRAKLHQELLGVADGRKLPWFGPPMSAASMATARLMETWAHGLDVADALGVRRRPTARLRSIAHLGVRTRDFAFTVHNLTPPAEPFHVELHAPEGGVWAWGPVNAEQRVTGTAEDFCFLVTQRRALADLDITAHGDDAQRWLEIAQAFAGPPGSGR
- a CDS encoding pullulanase, whose product is MDYCLGDGDGTATMWTGTPDLDLDGDGFADAISLDFDGDGLRDDALVDLDGDGVADHLLLDLDDDGTPEASFIDDGSGTWGHGATAGSADRSGGLRWVGLDNVEHTGGPLVDFDGDGRVNDRLVDSDGDGRADRVLIGNGAGGYEAAYVDTDGDGRWNVKLIDADGDGAADGATAL